A part of Neoarius graeffei isolate fNeoGra1 chromosome 22, fNeoGra1.pri, whole genome shotgun sequence genomic DNA contains:
- the LOC132870532 gene encoding uncharacterized protein LOC132870532 isoform X1 → MASSKGFLSPKRCRSLPITPPTMSEVRIVLLGENVLLTSRVGNFILGRSAFETELHFSSVKLYSERASGHVEGRTVIIINTPHLYNPHLSQEELTQRVKECISLAHPGPHVFLLVLQSEKFTHEQHDRVRSILETYSPLSRKRSIVITTGEDHGFISECEFRHHRIQNVSKFNKHQVLQLLGKIDAVVKETGGSALQEKKHSGTLKRPQEHLSEKTVKEKLEESKVSDLRIILLGKSLSDTGSVGNYILGRSAFETEGSRHSVSLQCGRVRGHVKGRTITIVNAPHLFQQTLSNHQLTQCLKECVSLSDPGPHVIMLIIQPEDFTEADKRRVDRILSDLSEEAHNYTMVLTTKNIEISTSVDQDQETILQEIIAECNYRHLNFSGCSQDALVKKMEEMVKVNKGNLICEVYEEADSAVGQKPSEQFRGQLENQETVTLGEHTKPKKRGKSGHAGIKPTFSKLEQIGLNLMKEHSELKETPHLNLVLLGMEALTASVSKILLGKKSSLVQSESSSECVVRKGEVCGHLITLVEMPALYNTRLSEQEVMRLTRHCVSVCDPGVHVFFIMVSEGLTDEDNAEIKMIQRVFSSRINDHVIFLINQQLQKEQIDQTLQSVIKTHGGRSRFYSSKTKADDLFICVKDLLENNNNRPYTMAMYADAQVETQLQYKTEIENLQQQVTELKRRTQTEDLSKSPDTLRIVLLGKTGVGKSASGNTILGKNVFDEMMSLQSVTYVCQKETVELGGRRITVIDTPGLFDTNTDNEETRKEIVKCISMAAPGPHVFLLVLKIGQRFTQEEREAVKFIEKTFGRKSNTYTIVLFTWVDVLNEQTFEQFMKTAGPELNKLLSACGKRYQVFSNRDNCSNTQVSELLDKIDSMVKVNGGGCYTNEMFQEVEEALEEEKERILKEREEQIEREKEELKTKYEAEMEDMRREMQKQKERQEAEERRKEEEFKQREEQIKRDMEKREQQAREDFQKRREDDDMKMKEWVQQINRESEENRKQWERQRQEDQKRRDQEEEERKRREQEWKEQQRAENENLEKEKEEMKIHKEKELKKLQQEYEQKAAEEDRRRRDLEEKIKDAEESKKKELRDLQLSQQREWEQRMREEEEKRNKQQEVWEERIAAMDKWSLELFRKQNQYEWERQKEKEARDLREKERKEKEEQERKRIENDLNEKIRNMEEQLKAQREKDERERKEKEEEHKKEMEEKLRKQQEDFRKEKEEEERKHKEEEERNLAFITEQHKKELETQKAQTEAAARKQAEEEFKAQLDAEVKQAEEEFKTQLDAEVKQAEEEFKAHEEEEFKAHEEEECDDDDDDDDEKVKRAEEECDDDDEKVKEAMRKGFEAGCAHVESKRTRAGRLVDRIVKACSMKKEQKKTE, encoded by the exons GGTTCTTAAGCCCTAAGAGATGTAGAAGCCTGCCGATAACTCCACCCACAA TGTCTGAAGTGAGAATTGTGCTGCTGGGGGAAAACGTTCTCCTGACCAGTAGAGTGGGAAACTTCATCCTGGGCAGATCTGCATTTGAGACTGAACTTCATTTTTCTTCAGTAAAGCTGTACAGTGAGAGAGCCAGTGGTCACGTGGAGGGAAGAaccgtcatcatcatcaacacgccTCATCTCTATAATCCACATCTCTCTCAGGAGGAACTGACTCAGAGAGTAAAGGAGTGCATTTCTCTCGCTCATCCTGGACCTCATGTGTTTCTGTTAGTGCTTCAGTCAGAAAAATTCACGCATGAGCAACATGACAGAGTCAGAAGCATATTGGAAACTTACAGCCCACTGTCTCGGAAACGCTCAATAGTGATAACTACAGGTGAAGACCATGGATTCATCAGTGAATGCGAATTTAGACATCACAGAATTCAGAATGTATCTAAATTCAATAAACATCAGGTCCTTCAGCTTTTGGGGAAAATAGATGCAGTGGTGAAGGAGACCGGGGGAAGTGCGCTACAAGAGAAGAAACACTCAGGAACACTGAAAAGACCTCAAGAACATTTGAGTGAAaaaacagtaaaggaaaaactggaGGAGAGTAAAG TGTCTGATCTGAGGATTATTCTGTTGGGAAAAAGTCTCTCTGACACCGGCAGTGTGGGAAACTACATCCTGGGCAGATCTGCGTTTGAGACTGAAGGGTCTCGACATTCAGTATCACTTCAGTGTGGGAGAGTTAGAGGACATGTGAAGGGAAGAACCATCACCATCGTCAATGCACCTCATCTTTTTCAACAAACCCTCTCGAATCATCAGCTCACACAGTGTCTTAAAGAGTGTGTGTCTCTGTCGGATCCTGGACCTCATGTGATCATGCTAATTATACAGCCAGAAGATTTCACTGAAGCAGACAAAAGAAGAGTGGATCGCATTCTTTCAGATCTGTCTGAGGAGGCTCATAATTACACCATGGTGCTAACGACAAAGAACATAGAAATCAGCACCAGTGTAGATCAAGATCAGGAAACTATCCTACAGGAGATCATTGCCGAATGTAATTACAGACATTTAAATTTCAGTGGATGCAGCCAGGATGCTCTTGTGAAGAAGATGGAAGAGATGGTCAAGGTGAATAAAGGAAACCTTATCTGCGAGGTATATGAAGAAGCTGACTCTGCAGTAGGCCAAAAACCATCTGAGCAATTCAGAGGCCAACTGGAAAATCAAGAAACAGTAACACTGGGAGAGCATACTAAACCGAAAAAGCGAGGAAAGTCTGGTCATGCAGGCATAAAACCCACATTTAGTAAACTTGAACAAATTGGATTAAATTTGATGAAGGAACACAGTG AATTAAAAGAGACTCCACATTTGAACCTAGTGCTGCTGGGAATGGAAGCATTAACGGCCTCAGTGTCTAAAATATTATTGGGTAAAAAGTCCTCACTGGTCCAGTCAGAGTCCAGCTCCGAGTGTGTGGTAAGGAAGGGAGAAGTGTGTGGACACCTGATAACGCTGGTGGAGATGCCCGCTCTCTACAACACTCGGCTCTCAGAACAGGAAGTGATGCGTCTGACTCGacactgtgtctctgtctgtgatcCTGGAGTCCATGTTTTCTTTATCATGGTTTCTGAAGGTCTCACTGATGAAGATAATGCAGAAATAAAGATGATTCAGAGGGTCTTCAGCTCCAGAATTAATGACCATGTCATATTCCTCATCAACCAGCAGTTGCAGAAGGAACAGATAGATCAGACTCTTCAGTCTGTGATAAAGACACACGGAGGACGATCTAGATTCTACAGCAGCAAAACAAAAGCAGATGATCTGTTTATCTGTGTTAAAGATCTtcttgaaaacaacaacaatcgtCCGTACACGATGGCCATGTACGCTGATGCCCAGGTTGAAACACAGCTGCAGTACAAAACAGAAATTGAAAATCTGCAACAGCAAGTGACTGAACTCAAGAGGAGGACTCAAACAGAAG ATTTATCAAAAAGCCCTGACACTCTCAGAATTGTGCTGTTGGGGAAGACAGGAGTTGGGAAGAGCGCATCAGGAAACACCATTCTGGGGAAAAACGTATTTGATGAAATGATGTCACTTCAATCAGTTACCTATGTGTGTCAGAAAGAGACCGTAGAGCTCGGTGGGAGACGGATTACTGTGATcgacactccaggactgtttgacACAAATACTGATAATGAAGAAACCAGGAAAGAGATTGTTAAATGCATATCGATGGCAGCACCTGGTCCTCACGTGTTCCTGCTGGTGCTGAAAATTGGACAACGCttcacacaggaggagagagaggcaGTGAAATTCATTGAAAAGACTTTTGGTAGAAAATCAAACACATACACCATCGTACTCTTCACCTGGGTTGATGTGCTTAATGAACAGACATTTGAACAGTTTATGAAAACTGCTGGGCCAGAATTAAACAAACTTCTGTCAGCCTGTGGTAAACGATATCAGGTGTTCAGCAACCGTGATAACTGCAGCAACACTCAGGTGTCAGAGCTCCTGGATAAAATCGACTCAATGGTGAAGGTGAATGGAGGAGGCTGTTACACTAATGAGATGTTCCAGGAGGTCGAGGAAGCTctagaagaagaaaaggagagaatactgaaagagagagaggagcagatagagagagagaaagaagaactGAAGACCAAATATGAAGctgaaatggaggacatgaggagAGAGATGCAGAAACAAAAAGAAAGACAAGAAGCAGAGGAAAGAAGAAAAGAGGAAGAATTTAAACAGAGAGAAGAGCAAATAAAAAGAGATATGGAAAAAAGGGAACAACAGGCAAGAGAGGACTttcagaagagaagagaagacgatGACATGAAGATGAAAGAATGGGTGCAACAAATAAACAGAGAGAGTGAGGAGAACAGGAAACAGTGGGAGAGACAAAGACAGGAAGATCAGAAACGGAGAgatcaggaggaggaggaaaggaAGAGGAGAGAACAAGAGTGGAAGGAGCAACAGAGAGCGGAGAATGAGAAtttagaaaaagaaaaagaagagatgAAAATTCATAAAGAAAAAGAATTAAAGAAACTACAACAGGAGTATGAACAGAAGGCAGCAGAAGAAGACAGGAGAAGAAGGGATTTAGAAGAAAAGATAAAGGATGCAGAGGAAAGTAAAAAGAAGGAACTACGGGATCTTCAGTTATCTCAGCAACGAGAGTGGGAGCAGAGGatgagggaggaggaggagaagagaaaCAAACAGCAGGAGGTCTGGGAGGAAAGAATTGCTGCTATGGATAAGTGGAGTTTAGAGCTGTTTAGGAAGCAGAATCAATATGAGtgggaaagacagaaagaaaaggaGGCTAGAGATTtaagagagaaggaaagaaaagagaaagaagaacAAGAAAGGAAAAGAATAGAAAATGATTTGAATGAAAAGATCAGAAATATGGAGGAACAGCTAAAGGCACAAAGAGAAAAAGATGAgcgagaaagaaaggaaaaggagGAAGAACACAAAAAGGAAATGGAGGAAAAACTACGGAAACAACAGGAAGATTTCAGAaaggagaaagaagaagaagaaagaaaacacaaggaggaggaggagagaaatCTTGCCTTCATTACAGAGCAACACAAGAAAGAACTGGAGacccagaaagcacagacagaagCAGCAGCCAGGAAACAGGCAGAGGAAGAATTTAAAGCTCAACTTGATGCAGAAGTTAAACAGGCAGAGGAAGAATTTAAAACTCAACTTGATGCAGAAGTTAAACAGGCAGAGGAAGAATTTAAAGCTCATGAAGAGGAAGAATTTAAAGCTCATGAAGAGGAagaatgtgatgatgatgatgatgatgatgatgaaaaagTTAAACGGGCAGAGGAagaatgtgatgatgatgatgaaaaagTTAAAGAGGCGATGCGTAAAGGGTTTGAAGCGGGCTGTGCACACGTCGAGTCAAAAAGAACAAGAGCAGGCAGACTTGTGGATCGAATTGTTAAAGCTTGTTCCAtgaagaaagaacaaaagaaaactGAATGA
- the LOC132870532 gene encoding GTPase IMAP family member 8-like isoform X2: protein MASSKGFLSPKRCRSLPITPPTMSEVRIVLLGENVLLTSRVGNFILGRSAFETELHFSSVKLYSERASGHVEGRTVIIINTPHLYNPHLSQEELTQRVKECISLAHPGPHVFLLVLQSEKFTHEQHDRVRSILETYSPLSRKRSIVITTGEDHGFISECEFRHHRIQNVSKFNKHQVLQLLGKIDAVVKETGGSALQEKKHSGTLKRPQEHLSEKTVKEKLEESKELKETPHLNLVLLGMEALTASVSKILLGKKSSLVQSESSSECVVRKGEVCGHLITLVEMPALYNTRLSEQEVMRLTRHCVSVCDPGVHVFFIMVSEGLTDEDNAEIKMIQRVFSSRINDHVIFLINQQLQKEQIDQTLQSVIKTHGGRSRFYSSKTKADDLFICVKDLLENNNNRPYTMAMYADAQVETQLQYKTEIENLQQQVTELKRRTQTEDLSKSPDTLRIVLLGKTGVGKSASGNTILGKNVFDEMMSLQSVTYVCQKETVELGGRRITVIDTPGLFDTNTDNEETRKEIVKCISMAAPGPHVFLLVLKIGQRFTQEEREAVKFIEKTFGRKSNTYTIVLFTWVDVLNEQTFEQFMKTAGPELNKLLSACGKRYQVFSNRDNCSNTQVSELLDKIDSMVKVNGGGCYTNEMFQEVEEALEEEKERILKEREEQIEREKEELKTKYEAEMEDMRREMQKQKERQEAEERRKEEEFKQREEQIKRDMEKREQQAREDFQKRREDDDMKMKEWVQQINRESEENRKQWERQRQEDQKRRDQEEEERKRREQEWKEQQRAENENLEKEKEEMKIHKEKELKKLQQEYEQKAAEEDRRRRDLEEKIKDAEESKKKELRDLQLSQQREWEQRMREEEEKRNKQQEVWEERIAAMDKWSLELFRKQNQYEWERQKEKEARDLREKERKEKEEQERKRIENDLNEKIRNMEEQLKAQREKDERERKEKEEEHKKEMEEKLRKQQEDFRKEKEEEERKHKEEEERNLAFITEQHKKELETQKAQTEAAARKQAEEEFKAQLDAEVKQAEEEFKTQLDAEVKQAEEEFKAHEEEEFKAHEEEECDDDDDDDDEKVKRAEEECDDDDEKVKEAMRKGFEAGCAHVESKRTRAGRLVDRIVKACSMKKEQKKTE from the exons GGTTCTTAAGCCCTAAGAGATGTAGAAGCCTGCCGATAACTCCACCCACAA TGTCTGAAGTGAGAATTGTGCTGCTGGGGGAAAACGTTCTCCTGACCAGTAGAGTGGGAAACTTCATCCTGGGCAGATCTGCATTTGAGACTGAACTTCATTTTTCTTCAGTAAAGCTGTACAGTGAGAGAGCCAGTGGTCACGTGGAGGGAAGAaccgtcatcatcatcaacacgccTCATCTCTATAATCCACATCTCTCTCAGGAGGAACTGACTCAGAGAGTAAAGGAGTGCATTTCTCTCGCTCATCCTGGACCTCATGTGTTTCTGTTAGTGCTTCAGTCAGAAAAATTCACGCATGAGCAACATGACAGAGTCAGAAGCATATTGGAAACTTACAGCCCACTGTCTCGGAAACGCTCAATAGTGATAACTACAGGTGAAGACCATGGATTCATCAGTGAATGCGAATTTAGACATCACAGAATTCAGAATGTATCTAAATTCAATAAACATCAGGTCCTTCAGCTTTTGGGGAAAATAGATGCAGTGGTGAAGGAGACCGGGGGAAGTGCGCTACAAGAGAAGAAACACTCAGGAACACTGAAAAGACCTCAAGAACATTTGAGTGAAaaaacagtaaaggaaaaactggaGGAGAGTAAAG AATTAAAAGAGACTCCACATTTGAACCTAGTGCTGCTGGGAATGGAAGCATTAACGGCCTCAGTGTCTAAAATATTATTGGGTAAAAAGTCCTCACTGGTCCAGTCAGAGTCCAGCTCCGAGTGTGTGGTAAGGAAGGGAGAAGTGTGTGGACACCTGATAACGCTGGTGGAGATGCCCGCTCTCTACAACACTCGGCTCTCAGAACAGGAAGTGATGCGTCTGACTCGacactgtgtctctgtctgtgatcCTGGAGTCCATGTTTTCTTTATCATGGTTTCTGAAGGTCTCACTGATGAAGATAATGCAGAAATAAAGATGATTCAGAGGGTCTTCAGCTCCAGAATTAATGACCATGTCATATTCCTCATCAACCAGCAGTTGCAGAAGGAACAGATAGATCAGACTCTTCAGTCTGTGATAAAGACACACGGAGGACGATCTAGATTCTACAGCAGCAAAACAAAAGCAGATGATCTGTTTATCTGTGTTAAAGATCTtcttgaaaacaacaacaatcgtCCGTACACGATGGCCATGTACGCTGATGCCCAGGTTGAAACACAGCTGCAGTACAAAACAGAAATTGAAAATCTGCAACAGCAAGTGACTGAACTCAAGAGGAGGACTCAAACAGAAG ATTTATCAAAAAGCCCTGACACTCTCAGAATTGTGCTGTTGGGGAAGACAGGAGTTGGGAAGAGCGCATCAGGAAACACCATTCTGGGGAAAAACGTATTTGATGAAATGATGTCACTTCAATCAGTTACCTATGTGTGTCAGAAAGAGACCGTAGAGCTCGGTGGGAGACGGATTACTGTGATcgacactccaggactgtttgacACAAATACTGATAATGAAGAAACCAGGAAAGAGATTGTTAAATGCATATCGATGGCAGCACCTGGTCCTCACGTGTTCCTGCTGGTGCTGAAAATTGGACAACGCttcacacaggaggagagagaggcaGTGAAATTCATTGAAAAGACTTTTGGTAGAAAATCAAACACATACACCATCGTACTCTTCACCTGGGTTGATGTGCTTAATGAACAGACATTTGAACAGTTTATGAAAACTGCTGGGCCAGAATTAAACAAACTTCTGTCAGCCTGTGGTAAACGATATCAGGTGTTCAGCAACCGTGATAACTGCAGCAACACTCAGGTGTCAGAGCTCCTGGATAAAATCGACTCAATGGTGAAGGTGAATGGAGGAGGCTGTTACACTAATGAGATGTTCCAGGAGGTCGAGGAAGCTctagaagaagaaaaggagagaatactgaaagagagagaggagcagatagagagagagaaagaagaactGAAGACCAAATATGAAGctgaaatggaggacatgaggagAGAGATGCAGAAACAAAAAGAAAGACAAGAAGCAGAGGAAAGAAGAAAAGAGGAAGAATTTAAACAGAGAGAAGAGCAAATAAAAAGAGATATGGAAAAAAGGGAACAACAGGCAAGAGAGGACTttcagaagagaagagaagacgatGACATGAAGATGAAAGAATGGGTGCAACAAATAAACAGAGAGAGTGAGGAGAACAGGAAACAGTGGGAGAGACAAAGACAGGAAGATCAGAAACGGAGAgatcaggaggaggaggaaaggaAGAGGAGAGAACAAGAGTGGAAGGAGCAACAGAGAGCGGAGAATGAGAAtttagaaaaagaaaaagaagagatgAAAATTCATAAAGAAAAAGAATTAAAGAAACTACAACAGGAGTATGAACAGAAGGCAGCAGAAGAAGACAGGAGAAGAAGGGATTTAGAAGAAAAGATAAAGGATGCAGAGGAAAGTAAAAAGAAGGAACTACGGGATCTTCAGTTATCTCAGCAACGAGAGTGGGAGCAGAGGatgagggaggaggaggagaagagaaaCAAACAGCAGGAGGTCTGGGAGGAAAGAATTGCTGCTATGGATAAGTGGAGTTTAGAGCTGTTTAGGAAGCAGAATCAATATGAGtgggaaagacagaaagaaaaggaGGCTAGAGATTtaagagagaaggaaagaaaagagaaagaagaacAAGAAAGGAAAAGAATAGAAAATGATTTGAATGAAAAGATCAGAAATATGGAGGAACAGCTAAAGGCACAAAGAGAAAAAGATGAgcgagaaagaaaggaaaaggagGAAGAACACAAAAAGGAAATGGAGGAAAAACTACGGAAACAACAGGAAGATTTCAGAaaggagaaagaagaagaagaaagaaaacacaaggaggaggaggagagaaatCTTGCCTTCATTACAGAGCAACACAAGAAAGAACTGGAGacccagaaagcacagacagaagCAGCAGCCAGGAAACAGGCAGAGGAAGAATTTAAAGCTCAACTTGATGCAGAAGTTAAACAGGCAGAGGAAGAATTTAAAACTCAACTTGATGCAGAAGTTAAACAGGCAGAGGAAGAATTTAAAGCTCATGAAGAGGAAGAATTTAAAGCTCATGAAGAGGAagaatgtgatgatgatgatgatgatgatgatgaaaaagTTAAACGGGCAGAGGAagaatgtgatgatgatgatgaaaaagTTAAAGAGGCGATGCGTAAAGGGTTTGAAGCGGGCTGTGCACACGTCGAGTCAAAAAGAACAAGAGCAGGCAGACTTGTGGATCGAATTGTTAAAGCTTGTTCCAtgaagaaagaacaaaagaaaactGAATGA